One Formosa sp. Hel3_A1_48 genomic window, TCTTTTCTACTTTGTTTTAATGTCTCTTTGGACTCCTTCAAATTGTACCTTACAGTTCCTAATTGTGGTTTAATTATTTTCTTCATACGGCTAATATACAGCGCATAAAGGGTGTGCTCAAAGGTGTGCGCAGTTTAGTTATTTGTAGTTTATTTGTCTTTATTTCATTTTATGTCTTTATAATAAAAATGATGTTATATCATTAATTTTTAATGATTTAGGTGTTTTTGAGATTAAATGAAATAAAGTAATTTCTTCCTGGAGGTACCACGAAAACCCTACTTTAAGAGTAGGGTTTTTTGATTTTTTAGCAACTCAAATGAATAGGAGCCTTAAAAACTATTTGTTCCTAAGATTATAGCACATATCATCCACCATTCGTTTCAAGTCGAATTGAGGCTGCCAATCCCAGTCGTTCCTCGCACTACTATCATCTATGCTCTCTGGCCAGCTTTCAGCAATTTCTTGACGGAAGTCAGGAGTGTACTTTATTTCAAAATTTGGAAATAATGGTAAAAGAGATTCATATAAAGTTTTGGGAGTAAAACTCAATGCGCCTAGATTATAGGACGATCGAACTTTAATTTTCTTTGAATCGGTTTCCATAAGTTCAATTACAGCCCTTATGGCATCATCCATATACATCATTGGTAATGCAGTATTCTCTGCTAAAAAACATTCAAATGGCTGATGAGCTACTGCCTTGTGAAAAATATCAACGGCATAATCCGTCGTTCCTCCCCCAGGACTTGATTGCCAACCGATTAAACCAGGAAAACGCAAACTCCGCACGTCGATTCCATATTTTTTGTTGTAATAGGCACACCAACGCTCTCCAGAGAGCTTGGAAATTCCGTAGACGGTAGTAGGCTCCATAATTGTTAACTGAGGCACATTGATTTTTGGAGAAGATGGCCCAAAAACCGCAATACTTGAAGGCCAAAACACATACTTAATGAATCCGTCTTTAGCCAAATTAAGAACATTAAATAACGAAGACATATTTAAGTCCCAAGCCTTGCTTGGGTAGTTTTCGGCATTGGCACTTAACATTGCTGCCATCAAATAGACAGTGGACACATTGTACTTTTGGACAACGTTTTGAAGTGCATCATAACTCGTGGCATCTATTTGAACAAATAAACCCATTTGTGAGGATTCCTTTTTGGGTATCTTTATATCGCTAGCGATTACAGCAGATGCCCCGTATTTCTTGCGTAATTCAGTTGTCAGCACAGTTCCAATCTGACCAGAAGCTCCAAGTATAAGATGTGTAGAATTTTGTTGCATCTATTGATTTATTGTGCTTATAAATTGATTTTATTGTCGAACCGCCTAAAATTATTTCTAGTATAATACCTAATTTATTGCCATCTTTGTTAGACTATAATTTATTGTAAATACATGTGCTTACAACATACCAAATGTAATAATTTTTTTGTGATTGGGTTTTTGAGCCTTGCTACTCTATTGGGCTGTAAATCAAAAAAAAACGAACTTACTAATATTGAAGTAAGTGACGCGACATCGACGGTTATATCGGACAAAAAAGTAAATCCACAATCTACACCCACAATTGAAATTGACGATAGTGCTCTGACCAAACTAGATCAATGGACCGCTTTTTTTGTGTTAGAAAAAGAACTTAAAAAGTTAGAAGAGAACAAATCCAATTCATTTCAGGGCAATAAAGATGAAATCGAAAATTACTTTGAAGAGTTAACTTTAAACACTCCTGAAGTTTTTGACACTAATGCCATTTGGGCACGATTTAAAGTTCTTGAGACAGAAGTATTTCTATACAATGAATATTATGGTTCAGAGGCTACACAAGAGCTTACAGCATCTGCACGCGAGAAGGTTTTATTAGCATACCAAAACCTTGTAAGACAAATCAACAAAATACACGAAAAGGCCACTCAAACTATTTCTGAATAGTATTTAGACTATTTCTCTTAACAAATTTATGCTAGTTTTTTTCTTGTTCTAGTTTTTGATTTGTTATCGCTGTTTTGGCCAAAATAGCTAAATTAAACTCGGGAGCCATAGCCAAGGCTTCATCTAATAAGGCAATAGCTGAAGCGTGATTTAGTTCAGGATTTTCTCTAAATTTAGTGATCGCTTTCAAATATACAAAGCCTGCCTTTATAGGAACTTGATAAGGGGTTTGTGCCTCATAATAAGGCTTCATCATTTCAGCAGAACTATTCGCAATCCCATAAGTGATGTTTAGGCTTGCACCTGTTAAATCATTGGTTTGAATCTTTAAATCTGCTAGTTCGTATGCTAATCCAACGCTTGGTTTTCTTTTAAACAGGAGCTCATAATGTTCTAAAGCTCTTACTGGCTCGTTGAGCGATTTTAGACTAACCGCTTTTACCTCTACTGCCATATCAGTATCTGTTTCATCTTTTTGAATACCCAAGATATTTAGGGCTTGTATGTACTTACCTTCATTCATATACAACGCAGCCAAGGTATCTTGTCGCGCTACATTAGGTTCCAATACCAGTAAATGCGTCATCGCATTAATTACACCATCTACATCGCCTTGCTTTTGCATTTGAGCATAATACGCCTTGTAGTGATCCAATAAATTCTGTTGGTTTTGTGCATGATTGAATTGAATTGATAAGCCAAAGGCAGTCAATAGTAAAAAGTATTTGATTTTCATAAGTATTGAATTTAATGCGTCAAAAGTAATTTATTTTTTGAAATAAACCTTTAAAAAAAAAGCACCTCTACAGTAGGTGCTTTTTTAAGATTAACCAATTTAACTTTTAAAAAAATAGTTGTAAAAAATTACTTCTATAAATATA contains:
- a CDS encoding NAD-dependent epimerase/dehydratase family protein, which translates into the protein MQQNSTHLILGASGQIGTVLTTELRKKYGASAVIASDIKIPKKESSQMGLFVQIDATSYDALQNVVQKYNVSTVYLMAAMLSANAENYPSKAWDLNMSSLFNVLNLAKDGFIKYVFWPSSIAVFGPSSPKINVPQLTIMEPTTVYGISKLSGERWCAYYNKKYGIDVRSLRFPGLIGWQSSPGGGTTDYAVDIFHKAVAHQPFECFLAENTALPMMYMDDAIRAVIELMETDSKKIKVRSSYNLGALSFTPKTLYESLLPLFPNFEIKYTPDFRQEIAESWPESIDDSSARNDWDWQPQFDLKRMVDDMCYNLRNK